ACGCACCTTCTCCTCAACGCGTCCGATCACCGTGGATGCGTTTGTCCCGAAAAGCTTGATCACCATGCCGGAGACCACTTCGCCCGTTCCATTGCGGGTTTGCACGCCGCGGCGGATAGCACCTCCAATCTCTATTTTAGCCAGGTCGCGAAGGTAGACAGGCGTGCCATCGACCGTCTTGACCACGATGTTTTCCAGATCGTCGAGACCCGTTGCTAGCCCGACGGAGCGCACGACAAACTCTTCACTGTTCTGCTCGATGAACTGCGCCCCCACGTTCAGGTTGTTCGCCTCGATCGTTTCAAGGAGCTCGTTCATCGTCACGTTGTACTGCAGAAGCGCGCTAGGCTCGACATTCACCTGGAACTGCTTTTCATATCCACCGATTCCCAGCACCTCGGTCACGCCTGG
This region of bacterium genomic DNA includes:
- a CDS encoding efflux RND transporter permease subunit; this translates as EQIPAGFGEPGMGPISTGMGLVLFYYLDDASGQYSLEELRTMQDWIVKYNLQTVPGVTEVLGIGGYEKQFQVNVEPSALLQYNVTMNELLETIEANNLNVGAQFIEQNSEEFVVRSVGLATGLDDLENIVVKTVDGTPVYLRDLAKIEIGGAIRRGVQTRNGTGEVVSGMVIKLFGTNASTVIGRVEEKVR